Proteins encoded by one window of Halorussus vallis:
- a CDS encoding Eco57I restriction-modification methylase domain-containing protein, with protein MQCIEYFQRLEAEGKGWELESRSREELERIEEGHGGVSLFAKRSIILHNLYGVDIGDGAVEICKLRLWLSMVADIEDEPNEVEPLPNIDFNIRQGNSLIGFTELQEVAREDAGDASLSNWGVGTAVKDLYEDVIREQDRHRAADSAREAQNARKMAERKIDTHSEELNEKIRDQFNELVDEDISLEELEESSPFHWVLEFATVYREGGFDVIIGNPPWDELKPYRTDFFPKYDTEFRSRPPGEKDKKVEELLENPEIAAEWEKFQRDKERQATYINQSGEYEYQTPSVEGQQVARTNDLSLLFFERVYDIVRDGGYVSQLLPGPFFNAAAGKDLRVHALEESEIQSIIGFENRGIFSDIDTRYNFGIVTLRTEGSTDTVHGIFHQTSVDVLRSIDDVALEIPARILKEYSPGARIFPNIEDQQEISVLDKILQTPPLATEIEGAWRTVLYKELDRGRDRDRFIEDESKGDYPVYQGKNIHQFCYESTYVDDLKPISLWSVDEDNEELSAKRRVREKNFRARDDAISLKKAIYNKFADDPEFRHLPASSQKRFVNRLLTEEFDRPELSLEDIRLHSSEYRLVLREVARATDERTLIAAVIPPGGVVVHTLYTVRPFEANPSKDDLSEFPMHSAYDRVFTEKELFVALGLINSIPFDFLMRTKVDSHASKYKFEESQVPRLTDGDDWFHYIADRAAKLNCYGEEFAEMRERLGGIEPATDMETRRELQAEVDAAVFHAYGLDEEEMQFVLDDFHRVSNPRIMTEAYFEKVAEKYTYLGDVGSME; from the coding sequence ATGCAATGCATTGAGTATTTCCAGCGGCTCGAAGCTGAAGGGAAAGGCTGGGAGTTGGAGAGTCGTAGCCGTGAAGAATTGGAGAGAATAGAAGAGGGACATGGAGGGGTCTCACTTTTCGCAAAGCGTTCTATCATCCTTCACAATCTCTATGGAGTCGATATTGGGGACGGGGCAGTCGAAATCTGTAAACTACGCCTGTGGCTGTCGATGGTCGCTGATATCGAGGACGAACCGAACGAGGTCGAACCCCTCCCAAATATTGATTTTAACATCCGTCAGGGTAACTCACTGATCGGGTTTACTGAGCTCCAAGAAGTCGCACGGGAAGATGCGGGCGACGCGTCACTCTCGAATTGGGGTGTCGGAACTGCAGTCAAAGATCTCTATGAGGATGTCATCCGGGAACAGGACCGCCATCGAGCTGCGGATTCTGCCCGTGAAGCGCAGAATGCTCGTAAAATGGCTGAACGAAAAATCGACACCCACAGCGAGGAGCTTAATGAGAAGATCCGCGATCAGTTCAACGAACTTGTCGATGAGGATATTTCTCTTGAGGAATTAGAGGAGTCCTCACCGTTTCATTGGGTGCTTGAGTTCGCGACAGTCTATCGGGAAGGCGGCTTTGATGTCATCATTGGGAATCCACCGTGGGATGAGCTGAAGCCATACCGGACGGACTTCTTCCCAAAGTACGATACTGAGTTTCGTAGCCGCCCACCAGGTGAAAAGGACAAGAAGGTAGAGGAGCTCTTAGAGAACCCTGAAATCGCTGCCGAATGGGAGAAGTTCCAGCGTGACAAGGAACGGCAAGCGACCTATATCAACCAGAGTGGAGAATACGAGTACCAGACACCAAGCGTAGAAGGACAACAGGTTGCACGGACGAACGACCTGTCCCTACTGTTCTTTGAGCGAGTCTATGATATCGTCAGAGACGGTGGTTATGTTTCACAGCTGCTTCCTGGTCCGTTCTTCAATGCCGCCGCTGGAAAGGATTTGCGAGTACATGCATTGGAAGAGTCTGAGATTCAGAGTATCATCGGATTTGAAAACCGCGGCATTTTCTCCGATATAGACACTAGGTATAACTTCGGTATCGTTACGCTCCGAACAGAGGGAAGCACTGATACTGTCCACGGAATATTTCATCAGACTTCCGTTGATGTTCTTCGGTCAATTGACGATGTAGCTCTAGAAATTCCAGCGCGAATCCTCAAAGAGTATTCTCCTGGAGCTCGAATTTTCCCCAACATCGAGGACCAGCAGGAGATCTCAGTGCTGGATAAAATTCTCCAGACACCACCATTGGCGACTGAAATTGAAGGTGCTTGGCGAACGGTCTTGTACAAGGAACTGGATCGAGGACGAGATCGGGATAGATTCATCGAAGACGAATCCAAAGGGGATTATCCGGTCTATCAGGGAAAGAATATTCACCAATTCTGTTATGAGTCGACCTACGTCGACGACCTCAAACCCATCTCTTTGTGGAGTGTCGATGAGGATAACGAGGAGCTGAGCGCGAAGCGTCGCGTTCGAGAGAAGAACTTCCGTGCCCGGGACGATGCGATCAGCCTGAAGAAGGCTATCTACAACAAGTTCGCTGATGACCCTGAGTTCCGCCATCTCCCGGCAAGTTCGCAGAAGCGGTTCGTCAATCGGTTGCTAACAGAAGAATTCGACCGCCCCGAACTTTCTTTGGAGGACATCCGTCTCCATAGTTCTGAGTACCGGCTTGTGCTTCGTGAAGTCGCTCGTGCAACCGACGAACGGACGCTCATTGCGGCTGTAATCCCACCGGGTGGAGTCGTCGTCCATACGCTGTACACGGTTCGACCATTCGAGGCAAACCCTAGCAAGGATGATCTTTCGGAATTCCCGATGCACAGCGCTTACGACCGTGTTTTCACTGAAAAGGAGCTTTTCGTCGCGCTTGGGCTGATCAATAGTATTCCGTTCGATTTCTTGATGCGGACAAAGGTTGATTCTCACGCCTCGAAGTACAAGTTTGAGGAGTCACAGGTCCCCCGACTCACTGATGGCGACGACTGGTTCCACTACATCGCTGATCGCGCGGCGAAGCTCAACTGCTACGGTGAGGAGTTTGCTGAGATGCGTGAGCGACTCGGCGGAATTGAGCCAGCGACGGATATGGAGACCCGGCGTGAACTACAAGCCGAAGTCGACGCGGCCGTGTTCCACGCATATGGGTTGGATGAGGAGGAAATGCAGTTCGTCCTTGATGACTTCCATCGGGTGTCGAATCCTCGAATTATGACGGAAGCGTACTTCGAGAAGGTCGCTGAGAAATACACTTATCTTGGAGATGTAGGCTCGATGGAGTAA
- a CDS encoding TRAM domain-containing protein: MVEISDSLCSLFTAKIKEEDGTFVIEIPPSEIKHGALTGDETYRIALLDSSSEAESTSPQAPRHPASQGSTSHDSSGPPVDEGEVRDVTIETVGDQGDGIAKVERGYVVIVPGAQPGDEPTVEIEQVQENVAFASIVDSDPRAL; the protein is encoded by the coding sequence ATGGTAGAAATCTCAGACTCCCTGTGTTCGCTTTTCACTGCGAAAATTAAGGAGGAGGATGGCACTTTCGTAATCGAGATTCCTCCGAGTGAGATCAAGCACGGGGCGCTGACCGGTGATGAAACGTACCGCATCGCTCTCCTTGATTCCTCCTCCGAAGCTGAATCAACATCTCCGCAGGCCCCACGGCATCCCGCCTCTCAGGGGAGCACGAGCCACGATTCATCTGGTCCTCCTGTTGATGAGGGAGAAGTGCGCGACGTGACAATCGAAACCGTCGGTGATCAAGGAGACGGTATTGCGAAAGTCGAACGGGGGTACGTCGTGATCGTTCCCGGCGCTCAACCCGGCGACGAGCCAACAGTCGAAATCGAACAAGTTCAGGAGAACGTCGCGTTTGCGAGCATCGTCGATAGCGATCCGCGAGCACTCTAA
- a CDS encoding site-specific integrase, translated as MVATRERALSEREFELLLEGAGRIDDTQQRLETRAAILLGGRLGLRPGETTHLSKSWVDLERQMIQIPTQENCTKGRDGGICGYCRQAVKQRLDHNPNTDFQSFAERYWLPKTEAASRTVPYHFSYRVRVAVELLLDEHSGWPYSFSTLQRRLETALKLSPELSNDATSLHGLRATAASYHAGRGLDLPALRAMFGWEDITTARQYLNVDGAMTRRALDSIHQ; from the coding sequence ATGGTAGCAACACGAGAGAGGGCCCTTAGCGAACGCGAGTTCGAACTACTGTTAGAAGGTGCTGGGCGAATAGATGATACACAACAGAGACTCGAAACACGAGCGGCCATTCTCCTTGGAGGCCGTCTTGGACTTAGACCAGGAGAAACAACGCACTTGTCGAAATCGTGGGTTGACCTAGAGCGGCAGATGATCCAGATTCCCACACAGGAAAACTGTACGAAGGGACGGGATGGTGGCATCTGTGGATACTGCCGGCAGGCGGTGAAACAACGGCTAGATCACAATCCCAATACGGATTTTCAGAGCTTTGCTGAGCGTTATTGGCTCCCGAAAACAGAAGCCGCATCTCGAACAGTTCCGTACCACTTTTCGTATCGGGTTCGAGTCGCGGTTGAATTGTTACTCGACGAACATAGTGGCTGGCCGTATTCGTTCTCGACCTTACAGCGACGTCTAGAAACGGCCCTGAAATTGTCCCCAGAATTGTCTAACGACGCAACCTCATTACATGGATTACGTGCCACAGCAGCGTCGTACCATGCAGGAAGAGGCTTGGATCTTCCCGCACTCCGAGCAATGTTCGGGTGGGAGGACATCACGACCGCACGTCAATATCTAAATGTCGATGGAGCTATGACCCGACGAGCGCTGGACAGTATTCATCAGTAA